Part of the Microbacterium immunditiarum genome is shown below.
GGGCGTCGCGATCGCGGCGAACAAGGTGCGCGGCATCCGTGCCGTCACGGCCCATGACAGCTACTCGGTCGAGCGCTCGGTCAAGAGCAACAACGCGCAGGTGCTCACGCTCGGCGCCCGCGTCATCGGGCTCGAGCTGGCGAAGAAGCTCGTCGGCGAGTGGCTCGAGCATCGGTTCGATCCCGAGTCCGCGTCCGCCGCGAAGGTCGGTCTCATCGACCGCTACGAAGGGGGATCGCGGTGATCCGGAGAGTGGCGGTCGTCGGCTCGGGGTACATGGGCGGAGGGATCGCGCAGGTCCT
Proteins encoded:
- a CDS encoding ribose-5-phosphate isomerase; the encoded protein is MGWKIVVGADDAGFAYKEALRELLEADPRVDGVVDVGVARTETTPYPNVAVTAATIVARGEADRALLVCGTGLGVAIAANKVRGIRAVTAHDSYSVERSVKSNNAQVLTLGARVIGLELAKKLVGEWLEHRFDPESASAAKVGLIDRYEGGSR